The following coding sequences lie in one Pseudomonas svalbardensis genomic window:
- a CDS encoding rhodanese-like domain-containing protein produces MPDFSGLPLVIEPSDLLARLDARELILVDLTSSARYAEGHIPGARFVDPKRTQLGQAPAPGLMPPQAALEALFGELGHNKDAVYVVYDDEGGGWAGRFIWLLDVIGHSKYHYVDGGLKAWLAEGLPMSIQIPAPVGGPVALTLHDEPTATREYLQSRLGAADLAIWDARGPLEYSGEKVLAAKAGHIPGAVNFEWTAGMDQSRHLRIRTDMPQILEKLGISKDKEVITHCQTHHRSGFTYLVAKSLGYPRVKGYAGSWGEWGNHPDTPVEI; encoded by the coding sequence ATGCCTGACTTCTCTGGCTTGCCGCTGGTGATCGAGCCGAGCGATTTGCTCGCTCGTCTCGACGCCCGCGAACTGATTCTGGTGGACCTGACCAGCAGCGCCCGCTATGCCGAAGGGCATATCCCCGGTGCGCGTTTTGTCGATCCGAAACGCACGCAACTCGGTCAGGCGCCTGCGCCGGGACTGATGCCGCCGCAAGCGGCACTCGAAGCGTTGTTCGGTGAACTGGGGCACAACAAAGACGCGGTCTACGTGGTCTATGACGACGAGGGCGGCGGTTGGGCCGGGCGCTTTATCTGGCTGCTGGATGTCATCGGCCACAGCAAGTACCACTATGTCGACGGCGGCCTGAAGGCCTGGCTGGCAGAAGGTTTGCCCATGTCGATCCAGATCCCGGCTCCGGTCGGCGGCCCGGTTGCGTTGACCCTGCACGACGAACCCACTGCCACCCGCGAATACCTGCAAAGCCGTCTCGGTGCCGCCGACCTGGCAATCTGGGACGCACGCGGGCCGCTGGAGTACTCCGGCGAGAAAGTCCTGGCGGCCAAGGCCGGGCACATTCCCGGCGCGGTCAATTTCGAATGGACCGCGGGCATGGATCAGTCGCGCCACCTGCGCATCCGCACCGACATGCCGCAGATCCTGGAAAAACTCGGGATCAGCAAAGACAAAGAAGTGATTACCCACTGCCAGACTCACCATCGTTCTGGCTTCACCTATCTGGTGGCCAAATCCCTCGGTTATCCGCGGGTCAAAGGCTACGCCGGTTCCTGGGGCGAATGGGGCAACCACCCCGATACGCCCGTAGAGATTTAA